TTTCTTGACTGGGCTCCCTTCACAAAGTTAATGGGGATTTCTAGCATTTTCATTTGTACACATAAGAGTTTCTATGCTTATTTAGTTGCATCATTAGAATTTTTCCCCCTTCCAAGGAATGATATATCTTATCTTCAGGGCTAAAATCATTCACCCTGAACAATCATCATGCTCAATCAGTGGTTTTTGTTGTCTGCTAAAGACTCCTAGATAATTCAGTCTTTTTTCCTTACTGATACTGCAACGTAATGATTCCCATCCAATAAATAATTCCTATCATATTGATTCAGATGGCCTTTTACCTTTAGCTCTTTATCTATCCTGCAGGAACAACAGCAAAAGCAACTTGACCTGATCCTTGCAATTGGGGAAGCAAGCACGATACTAGATGGTGAACAAGACATGCTAGACCGGGACAGTGCTAGATCTTCCAGCGTTGATCCAGCTCCAGAGATAGAGAACAAACAGGCAAAAATAAGCTCGGGAGCTGTTACATGTGGCAACAACAAACCCTGATTATCTCATCTGAAATGGAAACAAGAAGCATCCAGGATAGACCTTCGATTGTGTTTTACCTGACATTGTGAAACGCGGATGGTTACAGCACCACGGCATAAATGATAATGCTTTGCAGCGTTTGGATAGCATAGCACTCGCAAATACAGGCCAGAAAACTAATGCTTAGCATGGGATTTGTACAGGGCAAGTTGGTTTAGTCACAAGATTCCGTAAAAATCTGTTTGGTGACCTAATGTTTCATTTGGTCATTGATCCCGACCGAATGTTACGGCTTTGTACTAACTACATCCGGGTCATTGATGACATCCAAATGCTGATTGATACGGACATCGTCGATCAAGGACTAATTTGGTTTGGTCGTGTAAATGTGTATGATGTGCAATAATTCATGGTTGTCGGTGTTTGCTTTTCAAGCATTGACGCCTGTACCGATGTACACAATTCGACGTTTATTGCCTGGTCTTCGTTTCCATTTCGTTTCGGTCGATGAACAATCAGTTTGGTCTCGTCCTGAACTGGAGCGAGGAGCGAGATTGGAGCTATCGCCCATTTGACCAACACTGCAACAAAGATGATCGTGCTATCGCCAAAGTGCGCAGACCCTCCCCTTACAAAACATCTAGCGAGCTCGTGCTCGTTACGAACACATCCTGAACAGTTTTTGTGCACATGAAAGTGGGGAAATGATTACTAACACTACGGTGATGACACTGCCATTGTCAATTTGGCACACTTTAAAGGTGGCCACAGGCTTTGGGTTTCTTTCATCATGTGATTCCAGTAACTTTATACATGTGCTCAAGCATTTCAGTTTCAGGTCTACAACCAATTCGTCGTCCTCATGCAGTCTTGTACGTAGATCGGTAGATGGACATGGGAATTACAGCCCGTTTAAGAGCCTGTACTTCAGCAGAGCAACGACAGGCTTGCGATGCCCTACGTCAGTACACATCCGACGCCTGCGAGGTTTCTTTATGTGCAATTGAATTCGAGTACTGGATCGGCAGCTGCTGGCTGGACTGCTGGAGACTGGAGCTTGGATTACTACCGGTGCCGGGTGCCTTGCCCATGCTGTTCTCCTCCTGCCTTTGACAGCGCCTGTTCAAGGAAATTCATGGCCGGCCGGACGGTACGCGGGCAGGCACACTCATTCGTGGGTCTCCGTTTCAGCAAGCGCTCGATCGCAATGATGCGTGCGTGGCTCTGGACGACCGGGTTCATTACCACTGCGACGTCACTGGCGTTCACTGTTGCATTAACTGGCATTCAACACATGCTGAGATCTGTCTGTGCGTAGTATGCTTAGATCGGTACGGCGCACCATCGTCACTCTCATGTCACGGGGTACAGTGTACTGCGCCTTTGTCAACAATGGATGACGAAGAATCCCATACCATGCATTTGATGCTTGCAACCACCCTCCAGCTTTGGAGTGGTAGTAACAATCTATCGAAGTCCTCTCCGCTGATCCTGATAAGATCGTCGGTACGCCCTCCGTCATGACTATGCACCGTAGTACATGCATCTTTGCCAGTGATGGCAAAGAAATGCTATGCACAACATAGAGCATACCGTGTCAACGTGACAATGTGTCATTGATGCCTGCAGCGGGTACCCTGACGATGGAGTACCAATTTGTCAATTTCATGCCTGATCCAGCAAGGTTTATCCGAGGTAGTAGGGTGTTAGGATTTGCGAGAAACCACAGTGATCTCAAACAGTAAGATGAATCATCATCACACAGCTGGCTTGGAAGACGACAATGGTCCATATCTCCATGATCGCCTTTTGCGTAGCAAGATTGGTGGTAGGGCTGCAAAGACGGAGCCGGTCCACGCCCTAGGCAGCCCATAGACTCGTGTAGTAGTACAACAGTGACCAGTCCGGCAGGTTAGGCAAAGGCGCAAAGCAAAGCGCCTCAGGGTGCAGTGGGGGGACAAGGCTGCCGTCGCGAACGCCGCAGCGCTCGTCTCCATCCGTCATCTGCCACAGAAAAGCGCACGCATGGGCCATGGTGTCCCGTGATCCCGTCCCTCGCTCACAGCCGCAGCCCAGCCAGCCAGGGGCGTCGTGATCAGGGCGCGGGGCGCCGGGTGGGCGGGCGAGCAGGCAGGCAGAGCGCAGGGCAGGCAGCGGGTCGTGGAATACAACTGGCTCTGCGCCAGCGCCAATGCGCCATGGATGGATGGGTGCCCCACTCCCGCTTGATCGGCCATTGGTTCTCTAGAGTTTTCCTGCAGCAGTGGCGAGAAAGAAACCGAGCCCCGGTTCACATGCGCGTATGCAGCTGCCTGGTGCGTTGGTGCCCTGGCTGCCTGCCCATCCGCCGATGTGGAGGATgatgggggtggggtgggggccggccggccgcggggcCGCGGGTGACGAGTGACGACGGCAGTTTTCCTTCCCGGGTGGCGCGCTGGGGTTTCGAGGCGGCCTCGGGGTCCGAGCCGCGTGTGTCCGCGGGGCCGGACCGTGCGTCGTGGTACTACGGCTGCTGTACTGCTCGCCTAGCGTCTAGCGAGGATGACCCTCGGCCGTCGCAATCGGTGTACCCGCCGCACGCTTCAGGATAATCTCCCGTGCCACTGTTCGGCCAGTGTGTGGCAGTGTGCCCCGTGGTCAATGTCAAAGTGGCGATGCATGTGGCGTGGTTTTGAGCACGGGTACGGCGGCCATCCATCACACTGCTCTCACCATCCCTCCATCCACGGAAATGAGCAGGCGTGGCGATGTGCGTGGTTGGGTGCCCGACTGCCCGTGACGCCTCGCCCGGAACGGAACCTGCTTGCCCTCGCTTATACGGGTCCGGGACATCCATGATTGAGCACGAGGCTTGGAAGGACGGGAAGTACTGTACCAGGCCACTCGGACCTGTACCTTTTTTCGCGTTGCGAAAAGCGGGCGTTGGATTTTACTTTTACTGCTACTGCATTGCcattctttatttcttttacagCCTTTTTTCAAACCCAAACGATTCTCAAGCTGCAACGCGACAAAAGCCATGACGCCCTGCCCAACGCCATGCCGCGCGAGCAGCAGCGGAGCCTTGCGAGGCAAGATTTTACAGCAGGGTGGTGGGACTGCTCGCTGCCCCCACAGGCCCACACGCAGGGACACTGAGACACGCCTCGCTCGCTGTGCTCGACGCTCCTGCCTGTgtggttgtgtgtgtgtgtgtaggcAGCGAAATGATGGAGGCTCTCGCTCAGATCGGGTCGCGTCGGATGGGCCAAGTCCGTGCAGCGACGGGACGCCCTCCGTACGCCTCAAGCTTCTCGGGGTCAGCACGCCGCAGCGGGGCATGGGCACGGGCACGGGCCGTACCGAACCCTGCGCTCGCTGCCTCGCTGCGCCTACACGCACAGGCACAGTGAAAGATGCGCggcagagggcagggcgacgCCTGCCTCCTGGGTTCCTGTCCTTGCCATGGCCTTTCCGCCGTTTCCCGTGCTCCGCACGCCGAGCAAATCATCAATGGGAGCGCTGTGGGCGCTGGGCCAGCGAGCGAACTGTTCACAGCAAGGCTCTGCTCGCTCCCGATTGGGTTCGGCCTCTGCTCTTGCACGATGAAACAGTGACGGGAGTTTCGGGTGGTTCCATCTTGACGCATCCAAACATCATGCAATCAAACAAAAGCCGCCACGCACGATGCCATGGATTAACCTGTTTGATTGCTGATCAACAATACATAATGCCGCCGCCacctttttccaacatttttttggATTTCATTTCAAGTTCCAACCACGAAATAttcacaagaacaagaacaatgaCAGACCAGATCACGAGAAACCACAAAGGCCACCACCGAGTCCTCCCACTCCCAGCTCCACAACCTTCGATCCCTACACCGAGCCACACATTTTGCTCGACCTCGTACGCCGATCCTAGTGTACGCCTGCTACACGAGGGTGGAGCACTGCGAGGTCGTGGGGTCCCACATGGCTGGGAGCAGGAACCGGCGCCCGGCGACCCCGACGGCGTTGTAGCTGGCGCCCGTGGCGGCGTCCACCGGCAGCTGCCCGGGGTACCCCGGGTAGGCGCCCGCACCGAACACGCCCGTGCACGCCGTCACGGCCTCCAGCGGCGCCTCCGCGGGGCCCTggaagaagccgccgccgtACGGGTTGGTCACGGCGCCGGCCAGCAGCGTCGCGAGGTTGATCACCACGCCGTCCATCCCGACGTCCGCGTTCGGCgacaccagcggcggcgcctgcGGGCCGTACGCCGGCGGTTGGAACGGCCACGCGCACTCCCCGGGGCACTGGTCCGCCGAGTTCCCCACCCACACGTACGCGaaccggccgcgcccgcgcgtggGGGTCGAAGCGGCGGTCGCGGCACCGGCACCGTGGgctgcggccggcgcggcagcggcggacgAGGTGGCCGACGCGTGGAGGCCGCAGTGGGAGAGGCAGAACCCGTCGACGAGGACGTCGGGCGCCGTGACCACGACGGCAACGGAGCCGCGGTGCGGGGAgaggcgcgcggcgagggcggccaGCGAGGCCTCCGAGAGCCGGCGGCCGAGGGAGAGCGACGCGTCGAGCACCTGGCGGCCGAGCGTGAGCCGCGCTGCGCCCGGGTGGTACCGCGCCGTGGTggcccaccacgccgccacggaGGGCGCCGACGGCGCGGTCACGGGCgccgagagggagaggaggaagtcGGCCACGACGGCGCGCTGCGCCGGGGTGAAGCGCCCGTACCAGAGCAGGTTCACGGAGTAGTTTCCGGTGAGCAGCTGGCCGTGGTGGTTGGTGAGCGCCACGGGCGCCTGGCTGACGAGGAACAGCTGCCTCGGcgtggccgcgccggcgccggcgaccgcggcgaggaggatgaggaggagggcgaggcaGTGGTGGCGGAGCTCGTGGGCCATGGCTGTCAGCCGGAGCGGGCTAGTGAGATTTCGTGAGGTggtaggctcgggggctgaacgGCGCAAGGGACAGTGAGCGAGGTTTTATAGGGGTTTTGTGGCGGAAGGAAGGAGGGACTAGGGAGGTAGGGATAGGCATGGTCCACTGGGCCCGGGCGCGACTTTTCATTTTTCGCTTTGTTTCAGAAGAAATCATATGTCCTTGCTTTCCTATGGGGACGAGCGGCCATGTCaccgtgtgtgtgtgtatggagagaggagggagggaggcgcagCATATTTTTTGAAAGTGAGTGGGCTCGGGGTACGGGGAAGTGGACCACCGTGTACGGGTGgtggggcccgcgcgtcaggtTAAGGCTGGGAGGGAACTGTGGAGAAGGGTTCCTTCCGTGGCAACTGGCAAGGGACGGAAAGTGAATGCCACGATTCcactcatgagtcatgacgaTGGATGACCAGGCAAGGCCTgctcaggccatgtttagttcacccccaactcccaactttggcactatgcaaaaagaagattccccatcacatcaaacttgcggtacatgcatggagtactaaacgtagacgaaagcaaaaactaattgcacagttttgttgtactttgcgagatgaatcttttaagcctaattagtcaatatttggacaataattcacaaatacaaacgaaacgctacagtgttgctacagtaatttgggtgcacccaagttgggcaactaaacaaggcctcagtgCTCAGTGGCGCGCCTACAAATAATTGCGCAAGCTGCTGACTGCGCAGCTCATCGTGCATTCGTGCTGTATTTTTCCTGTTCGCTTGTGTACTTCTTTGAAGCGGCTTCGGCTAACGCTGCAGGCCCAAGCAGCTGTAGCGCTGCAGCCCAGCCATTTCGATCAGCTGCAACCGAGCCCAAGCAGCCCAGCTACAGGCCCAAGCTTCACCACCTCGTTGCTATCGGATCTTCCCGTTATGTTGTTTTACTTTGCAACATCGAATTTTCTACACAACTTCGACCCTGTTGGTCCTCTAGCAAACCAACGATCATATGGCCACTCTCCACCAAGATTTCATGTGAGCCGTAGATTCTCCTTTGGCTACTCGTCACAAGCCAACATGCTCATCTCCAACCTCACGCACTACCAGCCAACCAAATATCTAGACCATGAATCCCGGGGATTTGGCTGAACCATATACGCCCAAGTCCCAAATCCCGAAGATGGGCAAAGACCATATGCCACGATGTTTGGTTCTAGCAACTGAACCAACATGTGCTCAGTCCCTCCAGCAATATGATGAAACTAGTTTGTTATCTTCTGTTTGCTTAGGGAGGTTAGGACGTTAGGATTGTTGTTCACCAACATGATTTCGGAAGTGTGACAGTTAGGGGAGCGTGTGTACAACTGTAGTCAACATCTATCTGCAGTTTCTACTCTGTTATACAAGCGTGGCCAAATTTCTATTCATAAGCCCGCACTGCCCTATTTCTTCAAGTTCTTTTTTCTGCTAGAACAGCGTGTACTGGTCACGCGTCTCACACAAGATTGTGTGCCGTGATTAGCTGACGGCTGCGATCACCAAATGCAATTCTGTTTCGCTGGTAAACCTTGGAGATCCATGGGTTCTAACTTCTAAACAGTAGGCATATGTTCCCGACTGCAACGCTGACCCTGAAAAATTGTCCgtatccaatttttttttgaacgaacggcaCGGAAAACAAATATAGAAGAGATTTACaggtttttttcaaaaaaacaagGGAGAAGGAAAACTCGGCGCCAACAAAGCGCCTGCCTATACTATGTATACCGTATAAGGCTATTGTaatgaccgacccctaacctttcccagttaggttgatctcagcccttaacctcagtcagttgttctgttgaccgcacctaagtgctcagtcttccgccagtcccgacccctgagatccgacccctaccgcttcgttcctttcccgaccctggcgagttcagccctccgtcggatcctgctgatcttcctcaccgtccgatctatccccgGTGGATCCGTGAGATcctttccagatcccccgcgtcagccgcactcgagttggatggccgcctcagagttttcctgccgcgtggctcgtcttctccgacgccatcgcccagttttgtctctggcgaggaacagagttgggttccgcgcccttttccccaatggcagcggaagccctctgcacccctttctgcagaccctcgtctcccacgcccatcatcgcgataccggaccccggccccggagaccgatgtcgcccgtcttttccgtcccttccagcaacagttgcgccgcccggtcgtcgctacacaacgattcccccaccgccaaccccgaccgcggccgcgacagttcctttccccgctctgtcagaagccgcccgacaatctgttgttccgcgctctcccccgcgccgcgtccgcttgttctcccacctgtgcgcccttgattctagcgccgtttaaccggtcacttctatcacttcttccgcacggtgacgcccgctctccgccaaatcccaaccaccggtctacccgcgcctacgccgccctgacggagtagcgcaatgatcgctggcgtcacccccggagttctgcagcaccgcccggtttgcccaatcgccgccatggcagagtactccattgcttctccccggccttcgcaccgctccccttctctctctccgcgacatttccattcctctgctccagcagctataaaaggaatgcccccgtcgccggagttccctccgcctttgttgcccttagttcctCTAGCttcctgctcaagcttctagcgccacccacccagttcttgaaaagttcatctcccagttccttctcagttcatccaagtcaccagccgcgtgctccttgtgctgcgtagagctctcttgtgatccgcaagaagcagtgccgccgccggagtatcgccaatcttagtctctgatcgaagctttagttccgcgcccaagtctgcctcttcccgaccccaagctttcctttcaggaagaaggtgagtgccgaccctaagtccgcctcgaccgacccctcctatccgcccgaccccagttccatCTCGTCCggccctgtctgttcgccgacccttgtccgcctcacccgagggtctggctgtgatcttttcttcaacttgagggtgtaagtgtaaaacgtgggaacccttcagcgctttcgtctgaggatcccagttatcacatcctctagtt
The genomic region above belongs to Setaria italica strain Yugu1 chromosome VI, Setaria_italica_v2.0, whole genome shotgun sequence and contains:
- the LOC101762492 gene encoding protein EXORDIUM-like 2, with amino-acid sequence MAHELRHHCLALLLILLAAVAGAGAATPRQLFLVSQAPVALTNHHGQLLTGNYSVNLLWYGRFTPAQRAVVADFLLSLSAPVTAPSAPSVAAWWATTARYHPGAARLTLGRQVLDASLSLGRRLSEASLAALAARLSPHRGSVAVVVTAPDVLVDGFCLSHCGLHASATSSAAAAPAAAHGAGAATAASTPTRGRGRFAYVWVGNSADQCPGECAWPFQPPAYGPQAPPLVSPNADVGMDGVVINLATLLAGAVTNPYGGGFFQGPAEAPLEAVTACTGVFGAGAYPGYPGQLPVDAATGASYNAVGVAGRRFLLPAMWDPTTSQCSTLV